Below is a window of Selenihalanaerobacter shriftii DNA.
TTTTAATATTTCTGATTGATCTGCTACTAATTTTTGATTTCTAGTATAAAACTTTTGATCATTTATTAATAGCGAATTCCTTTCACCATTAAGGTAAACAAATAGATGTGAGTTATCTTGATCTTTGTTGATTTGGAGTGAGTAGTCTAATTGTTGTAATTCTTGGTTGGTCTCTTGCAGTTTTTCAGTTAATGATTCTTGATTTTTGATAATATCTTTATAGATTCCTACACTTAATTTTCTTATTTCCGGCCACATAGGGTCAAAAATAATCAAACCATATTCATTAAATAATTCTAAGATAATTCTACTAAACCACTCTGCTAAATCATCTGCATCTTTAGCTAATTCATATAGTTCAGAAATTATCTTATCTTTAAAATCAGTATCATATGTTTGGGCTACCAATGAATCTATTAAATCAAATGCTTTATCATTTATATTAATATCTCCAATAGAAGTTCCTATATAATCTCCTTCTATCTTAATAGTGTCTAATTTATTATCTGTATTAATCAAATTAATATGATTGATCTCTTCAAAATCATGATCTTCACTGGCTACCCAAAAAATTGGGACCACGTCTGTATTAGTAATTCTACTAGCCTTTTTAGCTAATAAAATAGCCGTTATAGCTTTGTAAATAGTATAAAGAGGGCCAGTAAGAATACCAGCCTGTTGGCCAGTAACTACTGCTCCTGCGTCTCCTTTTTTCAATAGTTCTATATTCTCTAATGTCTTTTGATTACAATCTAATTCTTGATTATAATCTTTTAAAATTTTCGTTATATTATCTCTATTCTGTTGATAGTTATTCTGCAAATAAGAATTCCTATTAACAAATGATTCGTTCAGTCTAGGATCATAATTATAAAATTCTTCTACTTTCTCAAAATTAAATAAATAGTCTTCATATATTTGATTTAATCCGGCTGTCATTATATCACACTCCTAAAACTACTCCATACTTAATCTTTATGATTTATACTTTGCCTCGATTCTTTTAAATTCAGTTTTAAATTCATTAATTAAAGTTTCTTTTTTTTCCTCACTAATAAATGCAGCTTTAACACCATTTAATATTACTTCTTCAATATCTGACAACTCAAAATCTAAAGAATTATATAAGGCTATATACTCTTCACTCAAAGTCAAATTAGAAACAGTTCGATTATCAGTATTAACTGTAACCAAAATTCCTAATTCATAATAATCTTTTATTGGATGTTCTTCAAGGTTAGGAATAACATTAGTATGCAGATTACTTGTTGGACAAACCTCTAGGGAAATCTGCTGTTCCTGTACAATTTCTACAGTTTCCTGGTCTTCATTAATACGTACCCCATGTCCAATTCGTTCTGCACTTAAATAATCAATAGCCTTTCTAACACTGTCTGCTCCTGCTGCTTCTCCTGCATGTACAGTCCGATGTAATCCAGCTCCTTTAGCCAATTGAAAAGCCTGTTCATGTTCTTCCGGCGGAAAATTAGCCTCATCGCCAGCTAAATCAATACCAACTACCCCTGCATCTAAATAATTAATTGCTAATTCCGTCACTTCTACACTCTTACTAGGGTCTTGATGACGCATACAACACAGAATTAAATTAACCTCTAAATCATAATCATCTTCTGCTCTTTGTAAACCGGTCAATACAGCTTCCACTACTTCTTCCTTGCTTAAACTTTCAGTTAATAAGAGTGGAGCAAACCTTACTTCTAAATATTTAATATTCTCTTGAGCAGCATCTTCTACTAACTCATAAGCTATTCTAATTAAAGCTTCTTTAGATTGCATTATCTTTAAAGCAAACTCAAATTTCTTTAAGTACTCAGCTAAACTATCACAATCATCACTGACTTGTAAATAATCTTCCAATTCTTCTTTATTAACAGTTGGTAATTCAATCCCAAATTCTTGAGCTATCTCTATCGCAGTTTCAACTCTTAGAGAACCATCTAGATGTAGATGTAACTCTACCTTTGGCAACTCTCTAATTAAATCTTCCATTCTTAACCTCCTTATGAACCTTCCTACTACAATATAAACTTCTTAATTACTTCCGCTACTCCAAATTCCTCGTTAGATTTTGTTATATAATCAGCCTTTTCTTTCAACTCCACAGAAGCATTAGCCACGGCAACACCTAACCCTGCATATTCTACCATTTCTAAATCATTTAAACTATCACCAATGGCTATTACTTCATCTTGCTTCACTCCTAAATCCATTGCTAAATCAGATAAAGCTGTTCCTTTAGAAATCTCTTTATTCATAATTTCTACAAATCTCGGTTTAGATTTAGTAATATTCAGTAAATCTCTAAATCGACTACCTAATTTTAATAAAATTTCATCAGTTTTTGCCGCATTTTCACTAATAATTAATAATTTAGTTGGTGGCTTTGTTAAAAATTCAACAGGATCTTCATTAATTAGAACAGGTTTTATCCCAGAAATTCTTTCATATATGTCGGCTTCATCTCCCAAATTATTTACGTACAATATATCATCTAAGTAAATATTCAAATGCCAATCTTCTTCTGTAGCTAAAGCAACAATCTCCTTTGCTAAATCTATAGGTACCGGTCGATGGTACTTTACATCACTAGAAACCGCCTCTTTTATTAAAGCGCCATTATAAGTGATAATTGGAATATCTAAACCCAAATCTTTAACATATGGTAAGGTTGAGGAATACATTCTACCAGTAGCTACTGTCACTACTATACCTTTATCGACTGCTTCTTGTATAACTTTTTTTACTTTTAAAGGTAAAATTAATTCATCTGATAATAAAGTATCATCCATATCAATTGCTACTAATTTATACTTCATTTATAGACCTCCATCTATATAAAGACTCCTTTAATCTTATTTCTATAAGCAGTAACTAATTCCTTGTTTATTAAAAGACTAGTTTTAATTATCTAAGTTATATAGTTTTAGGCTACTCTCTAAATATTTAGAGAGTAGCCTAAAACTAATAATCTATTTTATTCTACTTCATAAGGTCCAGCCTCTGTGATTGCTGACTTTAAATCAGCAAGATTTACTTTGGCATCATCATACTTAATAGTTACTGAATCGCTATCTAAATCTACTTCTGCTAACTGAACACCATCTAAAACCTTTAAAGCCTCTTCTACAGCATTCTTACAATGACCACAAGACATACCTTGAACAGCAATATTTACTTCATCCATTTTTATATTTGTCACCTCCTTATGAACTAATGGTGATTATGGCCTCCACCACAATCTAGGTCACATTCTACATTATTAAAGGTATTTCTAACTACTCTTTTAATTACTGGTTGATATTTACCTTCTTCACTACCTTTTTCTCCATATTTCTTAGTTATTAGAAAAGAACTTAATAGAGAAATAATTCCTACAAATGCCCCTACTAAATCTGCATCTCCAAATCCCAAGTTATTACCAGCCCACTTACCAATAAAGTAACCTATAAAAAGATTTATTAACGGTAAAAAATATACTAGAAATGCTGCACCTAATATATTCTTATTCTTCATCTCAATTATTACCATCTGTCCTGGCTTAGCTCCAATAGAGTTTTGAGCCTCAACTTCTAAATCTTCAGCATCATCACATTTACCACATTTATCACAGCTCCCTTGTCGTCTAATGGCAACTGTTGCTAATCCATCATGAACCTCTAATACCTCTGCATTCTCACGCAATAGGATTACTCCTTTCTCTACTTAAAAGTCTCTATTTAGTAAACTTAAAGATAACATCCATTAACTCATCAATGATTTCATCATTTTCTTCATCTTCAGCTACCGCTTGCATAACACAACCATGGGTATGATCCTCTAATATAGACATTCCAACCTTCATTAAAGCCGCTTTAGCAGCCGCAACCTGAGTTAAAACATCTACACAGTACTTCTCTTCATCAATCATTCGCTGAATACCCCGTACTTGACCCTCTATTCTTTTTAAGCGAGTGATTAAATCATCTTTTTGTTTATTATATGAACTCACTTCTCCCCCTCCTTTTTAAACACATTTCTATATATATTTCTATATCTTAATTCTATATCGATATTAATCTTCCTCTATTTAAGTTAATTGCTTTTTCTTAATTTTAAATTCTATAATTTAGGATGTTCGAGGATTATACCTTTTAAGCAGTAAAGAGTTAGAAACTACTGAAATTGAACTAAAAGCCATCGCACCTGCTGCCATAGCAGGAACTAGAAAACCAAAAGCTGCTATAGGAATTCCTACTATATTATAGAAGAATGCCCAAAATAGATTCTGTTTAATCTTCTTCATGGTTTTCTTGCTTAACCTAATCCCAGTAGCTACACTTATTAGATCTCCACGCATTAAAGTAATATCTGCTGCTTCAATTGCCACATCTGTTCCAGTACCAATAGCTAAACCGATATCAGCTGTTGCTAAGGCTGGGGCATCATTAATTCCATCTCCAACCATTGCTACTACTTTATCGCCCTCTTTTAACTTCTTAATTTGATCAGCTTTATCTTCTGGTAAAACTTCAGCTACAACTCGTTCAATTCCTACTTCTTTAGCAATCGCCTTAGCAGTCCGCTCATTATCTCCAGTTAACATTACAGTTTCAATGCCCATCTCTTGTAATTCTTCAATCGCTTGAGCAGAAGTCTCTTTTACAGTATCTGCAACAGCAATTACACCTACTAATTCTTTATCAATAGCTATTAGCATTGCTGTCTTACCTTCAGTTTCTAGCTTATGACTCGCTTCTTTTAAAGAAGAGATATCAATATTATTATCATTCATTAATTTTTGATTTCCAAATAATATTTCTTCTCCGTTATGCTCAGCTCTAACTCCATGGCCTGGAATTGCTTCAAAAGCATCTGGATCTTCAGGCTTAATCTCTAATTCTTTAACATATTCCATAATAGCTAAAGCCAATGGATGTTCTGAACCTTTTTCTACTATTGCAGCATACTTTAATAATTCTTCATCTGAAAAGTCTGCTATATTGATAATATCTGTTACTTCTGGTTCTCCTTTGGTAATCGTACCTGTCTTATCAAAAACAATGGTTTCTATCTTATGTGCTTTTTCTAAATGTTGTCCTCCTTTAAATAGAATTCCATTTTCAGCACCTTTACCTGTACCAACCATAATTGCAGTTGGTGTGGCTAGACCTAAAGAACATGGGCAAGCAATAACTAAGACTGCTGTCATATTAAGAATAGACAACGTTAGATCTCCAGTGGTAGTATACCAACCAATGAAGGTGATAATAGCTATTCCAACTACTATTGGAACAAAGATCCCCGATACCTTATCAGCAACCCGTTGAATTGGAGCTTTAGAACCTTGAGCCTCTTCTACCATTTGAATAATTTGAGATAAAGCAGTGTCCGCACCAACTTTAGTAGCCTCAAACTTTAATGCACCATTCTTATTTAAAGTTGCTCCAATCACTTCATCTCCAGCTTCTTTCTCGACTGGAATACTCTCACCAGTCAACATCGACTCATCAACTGCCGAATGTCCTTCTTTAACAACTCCATCGACTGGTATCTTTTCTCCTGGTTTTACCATTATTATATCGCCAGCCTGCACATCTTCTATTGGAATCTCCTTTTCTTCTCCATCTTCAATAATTCTAGCTGTATTAGCCTGTAAATCAAACAATTTTCTAATAGCTTCTGATGTTCTACCTTTAGCTCTGGCTTCTAATAACTTCCCTAAGCCGATTAAAGCAAAGATCATTACTGCCGTGTCATAAAAGACATGCCCTTCTAAGATAAACGTATTAGCTACACTGTATAAATAAGCAGCAGTAGTTCCCGTTGCAATTAATACCGACATATTAGCACTCTTATTCTTTAAAGCATAATAAGAATCTTTATAATACTGCCACCCTACAACTGTCTGAATTATTGTAGAGATTACAAATTGAAGAAATATATTTTCTAAAATATCTGGAATATTCTGTCCAGTGAATTTTAAGAACATCATTGTAAAAAAAGGTAAAGAACCTATTGCAGCGATGATAAATAAATTCAACTGCCTTCTCTCTTCTTTACTCCTTCTTTTCTGTTCCCTATCTTCATTAGAATCATCTCCAAGTTTATCAACCTCGTATCCTAAATCTTCAATCTTTGCACTTAAACCTGACTTAGAGATTTCTCCTGGAAGGTATTCGATAGTCGCTTTTTCTACAGCAAAATTCACTGTAGCATGTAGTACACCTGCTAATTCATTTAATCCCTTTTCTACTCGAGTTACACACGCAGAACAAGTCATCCCATTAACTTTAAAATCAACTCTCTCTACAGGGACATCATACCCCAAATCCTCTATCTTATCTATGAAATCTTTCATCCCTACTTCTTCTGAATTATAATTAACTGTTGCCTTTTCTACTGCAAAATTAACAGTAGCTTCACTTACTCCTTCTAATTTGTTTAAACCCTGTTCTACTCTATTAGCACAAGCTGAACAAGTCATCCCTTCTATCTCTATATCTGTTCTAGTTTCTTTCTGTACTTCTTCTGTCATATTACTCCCTCCTTCGCATTTATATTAAATATAAATAATAATCACTCTTTATATACCCTTAAGGGGTATGTCTATAGAAAGAGTAACATATCTTATCTAACTTGTCAACCATTAAATATTTAATTAACATATTAATAATTGCTGATTCTCCATTAAATTAATTTCTCTAATTAACTACAAATTTTATTATTATCTTTGTCACTTTTCAAAAAAAGTATTCAATAATAAAAATATTGATAAATTTCCCGGGAAAACTTAATTCTTCGGCAATAAAAAAAGAGAGACCAAAAAACATTGATCTCATAAAATGAATAATTTTACTAGTTATTAAAATCAATCTAAATTCAAATACTAAAACCAAATTATCAATATTAACTATATAATTTATAATAGGAGGAATAATTTATGTTTAAACAGATAGAACAGCACATGAAATTTGGAGGTATGAAAGTTAAAAATAATGTCCCAATCGAAGAAATTAATAATTTCATTTTAGAATTACCTGAAGAAAAACGAAGTAGTTGGGCAGAAGTAACTCAAATTTTAGAAAATAAGGGGATGATTACTATGGATGGCGATGATTATAGTACCATTGATGACGAATTATTAGATGCTCAAGTAGAAGAAAATAGACGAATATAAATTCTTTAACATTTACTATCAGTGCCAGTTGTCTGTGCTAGTTAATTTAACTGCCACCGACCGCTGACACTGATCTCTTCAATTCTTTTTTGGTATGATTATCCAACATAAGATATAAGCAATAAAACCTGCTCCTGCTCCAATGAATAATAAAACCCATATTAATCTCACAATTGTAGAGTCAACACCAAAATATTCACTAATCCCACCACAAATACCAGCAACCATTTTATCTGTACTTGAACGATAAAGTTTATCATTTAAATTCAAAGCTATCCTCTCCTTGTTTAAGTTACTCACTAATGATTATATTCAACAAAGAAAGAGTAGTTCCTTTTAAAGACATATATTTTAAGGTCTAGTATGCTCTTTTAAATAATTATAAATAGTAGTAGCCATCTTTTGACTAATACCATGCACTTCACCAAGTTCCTCAATTGATGCCTTACGAATCTTATCTAAAGAACCAAAATATTTTAATAGACTCTTTCTCCTCTTTTCACCTATTCCTGGAATATCATCTAACATCGAATGAGTGACCCGCCTTGACCGCAGCTTCCGATGATAATTAACAGCAAATCTATGGGCTTCATCTCTTATACGCTGAATTAGATATAAGGCCTCTGAATCTCTAGGCAAGATGATCGGGTTCTGTCTATCTTTCACAAAAACCTCTTCTTCTCTTTTTGCTAAACCAAAGATAGGTTGATCTGCTACCCCTAAATTATCTAAAATTTTTAAAGCAAAATTCAACTGCCCTTTCCCGCCATCTATTAAGATTAAATCTGGCATCTGTTGCCCTTCATTAACTAAACGAGAATATCTCCGCTGAACAACTTCTTCCATCATAGCAAAATCATTTGGACCCTCTACTGTCTTAATCTTAAATCTTCGATAATCGCTCTTTTTGGGCCTCCCATTTTCGAAGACAACTAATGAAGCTACTGGATCTGTACCTTGAATATTTGAAATATCAAAGCCTTCTACTCTAATTGGGGGCTTATCTAAATCTAAATAAGTCTGTAGCTGGCTTACTCCTTTAAGAGGCTTACGACTCTGATAATCAGACTTAATTAGATAATCTTTTAGATTATACT
It encodes the following:
- the bshC gene encoding bacillithiol biosynthesis cysteine-adding enzyme BshC, coding for MTAGLNQIYEDYLFNFEKVEEFYNYDPRLNESFVNRNSYLQNNYQQNRDNITKILKDYNQELDCNQKTLENIELLKKGDAGAVVTGQQAGILTGPLYTIYKAITAILLAKKASRITNTDVVPIFWVASEDHDFEEINHINLINTDNKLDTIKIEGDYIGTSIGDININDKAFDLIDSLVAQTYDTDFKDKIISELYELAKDADDLAEWFSRIILELFNEYGLIIFDPMWPEIRKLSVGIYKDIIKNQESLTEKLQETNQELQQLDYSLQINKDQDNSHLFVYLNGERNSLLINDQKFYTRNQKLVADQSEILKKIEDEPTAFSPNVVLRPIVQNYLLPTVAYVGGPGEISYHSQLKELYSIFDLQMPILYPRESITIIESRLANYMEKYDIRREDIIKQNLDQKLEKELAKRDELNISETFGDIKDSFTEEYKNLINEISKIDQNLNKLGRNNLERIIGQVEYLEDKTEQFHKRNSQTLVRQFNKMENNLLPFNNLQERVFNIFPYLIKYDYDLIDDLVDYFNLDFEHRFFYYRGDDEDDS
- the add gene encoding adenosine deaminase, producing the protein MEDLIRELPKVELHLHLDGSLRVETAIEIAQEFGIELPTVNKEELEDYLQVSDDCDSLAEYLKKFEFALKIMQSKEALIRIAYELVEDAAQENIKYLEVRFAPLLLTESLSKEEVVEAVLTGLQRAEDDYDLEVNLILCCMRHQDPSKSVEVTELAINYLDAGVVGIDLAGDEANFPPEEHEQAFQLAKGAGLHRTVHAGEAAGADSVRKAIDYLSAERIGHGVRINEDQETVEIVQEQQISLEVCPTSNLHTNVIPNLEEHPIKDYYELGILVTVNTDNRTVSNLTLSEEYIALYNSLDFELSDIEEVILNGVKAAFISEEKKETLINEFKTEFKRIEAKYKS
- a CDS encoding Cof-type HAD-IIB family hydrolase, translated to MKYKLVAIDMDDTLLSDELILPLKVKKVIQEAVDKGIVVTVATGRMYSSTLPYVKDLGLDIPIITYNGALIKEAVSSDVKYHRPVPIDLAKEIVALATEEDWHLNIYLDDILYVNNLGDEADIYERISGIKPVLINEDPVEFLTKPPTKLLIISENAAKTDEILLKLGSRFRDLLNITKSKPRFVEIMNKEISKGTALSDLAMDLGVKQDEVIAIGDSLNDLEMVEYAGLGVAVANASVELKEKADYITKSNEEFGVAEVIKKFIL
- a CDS encoding heavy-metal-associated domain-containing protein, with translation MDEVNIAVQGMSCGHCKNAVEEALKVLDGVQLAEVDLDSDSVTIKYDDAKVNLADLKSAITEAGPYEVE
- a CDS encoding SoxR reducing system RseC family protein codes for the protein MRENAEVLEVHDGLATVAIRRQGSCDKCGKCDDAEDLEVEAQNSIGAKPGQMVIIEMKNKNILGAAFLVYFLPLINLFIGYFIGKWAGNNLGFGDADLVGAFVGIISLLSSFLITKKYGEKGSEEGKYQPVIKRVVRNTFNNVECDLDCGGGHNHH
- a CDS encoding metal-sensitive transcriptional regulator, with the translated sequence MSSYNKQKDDLITRLKRIEGQVRGIQRMIDEEKYCVDVLTQVAAAKAALMKVGMSILEDHTHGCVMQAVAEDEENDEIIDELMDVIFKFTK
- a CDS encoding heavy metal translocating P-type ATPase, which gives rise to MTEEVQKETRTDIEIEGMTCSACANRVEQGLNKLEGVSEATVNFAVEKATVNYNSEEVGMKDFIDKIEDLGYDVPVERVDFKVNGMTCSACVTRVEKGLNELAGVLHATVNFAVEKATIEYLPGEISKSGLSAKIEDLGYEVDKLGDDSNEDREQKRRSKEERRQLNLFIIAAIGSLPFFTMMFLKFTGQNIPDILENIFLQFVISTIIQTVVGWQYYKDSYYALKNKSANMSVLIATGTTAAYLYSVANTFILEGHVFYDTAVMIFALIGLGKLLEARAKGRTSEAIRKLFDLQANTARIIEDGEEKEIPIEDVQAGDIIMVKPGEKIPVDGVVKEGHSAVDESMLTGESIPVEKEAGDEVIGATLNKNGALKFEATKVGADTALSQIIQMVEEAQGSKAPIQRVADKVSGIFVPIVVGIAIITFIGWYTTTGDLTLSILNMTAVLVIACPCSLGLATPTAIMVGTGKGAENGILFKGGQHLEKAHKIETIVFDKTGTITKGEPEVTDIINIADFSDEELLKYAAIVEKGSEHPLALAIMEYVKELEIKPEDPDAFEAIPGHGVRAEHNGEEILFGNQKLMNDNNIDISSLKEASHKLETEGKTAMLIAIDKELVGVIAVADTVKETSAQAIEELQEMGIETVMLTGDNERTAKAIAKEVGIERVVAEVLPEDKADQIKKLKEGDKVVAMVGDGINDAPALATADIGLAIGTGTDVAIEAADITLMRGDLISVATGIRLSKKTMKKIKQNLFWAFFYNIVGIPIAAFGFLVPAMAAGAMAFSSISVVSNSLLLKRYNPRTS
- a CDS encoding PspC domain-containing protein; translation: MNLNDKLYRSSTDKMVAGICGGISEYFGVDSTIVRLIWVLLFIGAGAGFIAYILCWIIIPKKN